The genomic segment AACTGAATTATCTTCAGGGAAAAGGACAGATGATAGTGACAGTACTCCTGATATTTTAAAGCTTACTAATAATTTGAAGCGTGGTAAAAATGAGTCTTTTCGTGTTAGTAATAACACAACTCCATCAACAATCTCGCCGCTGCAAAACGGGCACGGCAGAACGGATACTTTATCTGAAACGCAGCCGCAACCTATATTCGATGTCGTAGTAAATTATAATGAAGACGGCGAGTTCCTATCACTATACGTCGTTAAAACAGACAATGATCTGGGCTTGGATATGTGTCGCGAATACCAAAGATTTTCGAAACGCTTCACAATCGACCCGTATTTAGGCGATGTATCGGTCAGTACTTCGCCCTCAAGCGTTACAAGCACAGGTATGATCAATCTACCTATCAATAGAACATCTTTCGCATCAACAGTCAGTTCCACTTCAAGTTCAAGTAATAGGACTAGTGATGGGGCGTTCGTAGTTCCTCAACCACCAAGAAAATCAGTTGTAAACCCTATCAGCTCAGTTAAAGGTTTTGATGCTGTATTGAAGAAAGTAAATGATGTTTTCACTCACGCTAAAGAGGCTTTCGAGGGCTACCGTTCGTGTAGTGACGATAAAATCTCAGTTGGCGTCCAAACTACTCCCTCTACCGATTCATTAAGCAATGGGAATCTAAGTCCGGAGGAATCCTGCAAAACTGATAAAGCGACACCAAAGAGTTCTCTTAAGAAAACCAGAGTTAGAGGACGACGGAATCTTTCAAGCAAAACTAAGAGGAATATCTTACCAACTCAAGCGGAAGAGCCTGAATATATGCACGGGATGAATTCTCCAGAAATGGTGCCAACGAATGGGGATACCGAAAAGATTTTGAAGTCTCCTAAATCTGAGAAACCGCTATCATCGCTAGTTGCAACTCCAAAGTCCGTGTCTAAGCTGAAACAGAAACGCAGACCTACATCTCCTAGGCCTGCTACTCCGGTTGAAAAGTCTTTAGTTAAGACGGAGTACCCGGGTTATGCTCCTGACACTGCAGTTTTAGCTAAATGGGTGGACAAACGGTACTATTCAGGAAAAGTCCTAGAGATAACGGAGCCTAATAAATACTTGATCAAGTTTGACGATGGGCAGTCGAAGGTTTTGTTGGATGATTTCATTATATTTGGGGATACGAAGACACTGCCGTTGCTTGGTCAGTCGGTGTATGCAATGGTTGATGAGGAGCAGAACTATGAGCCGGGTTTGGTGCTTGGAGTTGAAGAGAATGATAGTGGTACCGTCACATATAGGTGTACTACTGATGGGTAAGCAGTTTTTCTTGGATTcttctttgatatttttttttcgtggtCATCATCTATTGATAATAAGGACTAACTATTACCAACTGCAAGTACTTATAGAGGACTGCCTTAACCACTTAAATCTAGCGGATCGTCCGAAATGGTACTTAGTCAcaattaacactttcgcaaccaggcaaaatttcaaacaataccccagaaaccgacagtactcgctagtcgggcaacggcgtgcaactcaatgccgcacgccgcgaacccgctagtcgggcaagctgcggacgctcagggctgtgccaagtaactttcgtataagtacgtggataaaattaaatctgctgtctcatctgtttaggctccccgttttgttcttctcctaattctaactcctattgatacatacccgtgtatgcaatttcacgtaaccaactaataagaatttttattttgtaatcgcattaggtaaagtaaataaaaatacaaagtgaagtaataaaatataataatcaactgtaccaacttttcgaccacataataatcagaagacttacaattttttctgttagtggcagtggcagccctgaggtagtgaagatgcaatgcttgcccacctgtcgggcacttcggcgtcgcgtgtaggtttatagctcttgcccgactagcgggtatgccggcatctgagtaaagtttacgagtgcccgagagtcgggtacgcggtgtcgaatgtgttaaattCTCAGCGTCTTTTATCGAACTCTAGCGATTAATTTCAAAAGTTTATTTGGGTagcttgttttattttagaaaattaCACTTGTTCAAGTAAATAATTCATTATGATTGACATTCCAGCGACACAGTGGTAATGGTGACTGCAAGCGAGCTATATTTAACAGAAGACCAGGCGAGATCGCTGAAGGAATCATCTCGGCCTCGGTCACCCACCTCGCCAGCTACGCCTCGCCGGCGACACCATCGAGAATTAGATCTTGACAACATTATACAggtaaagataaaaaaattaaatgaaacaagtgcgagtcggactcgcgcacgaagggttccgtaccattacgcaaaaaacggcaagaaATGacttgttgtatgggagccccacataaataatcattttatttttagtatttgttgttatagcggcagcagaaatacatcatctgtgaaaatgtcaactgctagctatcacggtttatgagatacagcctagtgacagacagacagacggacagtggagtcttagtaatagggttccgtttttaccttttgggtatggaaccctaaaacattcgtgatgaataaaaataaatacaatatcttggtccagtgtgcattgcgtctcactctctcattaagccaaatgtgagacgcaaatacaggGGACCACCCTTACGCATCTTATTTCATTTCTTGTATATATGTCTACtcgtaataaaataaagttatttcCTATTTTCAGGGTCCCAGAAGTGCAAGATCGCGGGATAAAGGCAACTCCAGTGCGAAGAAACGCGTGACGTCACCGAAAAGTCCTAAGGCATCTACGTCAGGTGATTATAGTTCAATCTTCGAGCAACGCCggcttccgacatgtcggaagggaggagcccaagcgatatcttacgtGCACCCAGTCGCACTTttcactcactacatacaaaatccaatctgtaatgacgacacaaatacatagaaaatgaaacacgtcaaagacaaatcttgcaaagcTCGATCtgtttttgtgtacggatgagtcactACACGCACCGCCATAGGTACAGTTGTACTtatgcttcggcagaggggaaatagtacggatgccgtctcccttcccggtgttgctcgaagagttCATACGTGACTTATTATACAATTTAGTTTAAGTaatgtttacaaaaaaatattgttttatttattgttacttTATTAAGGGCCACttacaccattcactaacccggggttaaccggttataactggagttaccatggttaccagtacaatttgacactgggttaacagtttaaccggttaatcccgggttagtgtgATGGTGCCAGTGGCGCTAAGAATCAGAATCAGGTGTTTACCCGACTGCGCCAGAAGGAGGGTAATGTTTTCTCGAACGTATGTTTTATTTATGCAAACACAGTTAGGCCTTAACACTTTCGGTGCCGGGTGCCCCGTTTccagtacaaaatgaacacacgTGTTTTTGGCAGTGGATGTGTTAAATTATgtgcaggtttttttttatgtttatatccACATATTGCGTATCAAAAAGTGCCAAAAAGTTAGAGTAATCAGTAATATCGCTTTATTTTTGTCTATAGGAAAAACTTTCGACAACTATCCATACTTAATCTGTTCTCTCCTTTATTGCAGGAGTTAAAACGAAAAGCACACCAGTGAGTCGCAAGCGATTGGCAAGCGAAAGCAGCGAAATGAGCGAAAGCAGTAATTCAGCGCCGCCCGTCAGATTAGAGGAGGTTGCTGGCGTAGAACCGGAGGTTCAACGGACGCCGCGCAAAATAGACGGCGTCAAAGGTAAAATACTGTTTTTGAATattatcatagagaaatatagtaggAAAAAGAGTGCCCACTCCATACATCacttttggtaccaaaacgactattgtGTCcccagtcgacatctagcatcgagtagcggaattatcagtaccgctacgcGATACTAGAATTCtatagtgtcgcgactcacgaaaattttattgaacaacaatttacaacttatattaaaagcagaagtcgtagaaaatagagttccggttgttaatccggttataatattagctgaaaattgttgagcattagacttttcggtcggtgcaacatctattgtcatgtagcagtactgatatCTGCGcaactcgatgctagatgtcgactacgaaaataatagtctttttggtactaaaactgatgtatggagtgagcactacGTATTATTTTCTCTATGATATTATTAATCATGCTGTGGTAGTTTACTACAAGATAATCTAGGCATATATTTTTCGTAAGACAGGTAAAGAAGTGAAGTGAGCGAAGGCAGTAATTCAGCGCCGCCTGTTAGACTAGAGGAGGTCACCCTAATCTACTATACAATAacgttcaaattaaaaatgggGATACTTTGTATGATGGGCCTTACAAggggtgtgtaatgatccgtataacaatttttgatatattttcagaagatataacaacttttgatataatttcatggtgtataatcacttaagcggtataatgaacttttgatataacaacaaaataactattttcatggGATATAATGTTTaatcgatataaaagctattctttataacgtttactggatataatgaatatttgttataagGATTTATGGTATAATGATAATGTattcaaatgtataaaaataagttgaggtttgtcagtaaaagtaaagtaataaaaaaagtcggttctggcgcttcgccggccgctaccgcggcacgctcgcttcgctcgctcggctcgcgcgctgtagggtcgcagttatacctaacactcctcgcttcgctcgtcgtcgtacctaactgagacctgccttaaattcgaatacgtaggttgttatatagtagcaaaaagaatagatagatagtagtaaatattaaaaattataccagtactacattatgccaactgagcgttatatcgaacataattatatcacatatacgttatacgctgttatgttagattagaagttgttatattacaagttcattatacttgacgatagttagactctctaagaatataccatgtattggtatagcaaaagtgcattatgtccctcaatcgttatatcgactaaaaatatatcaaaagttgttatatggacCGTTACGCACCCCCTTACAAGACTAAGAAAACTTGTTATTGATAACCACACTTGTAGTGTTGCCATTGCCACTGAGAGTTAAGCATATgaggcattatctatgaaaagggacctcaTTGTCGATGgtgcttacgccgcacagcgtcgcgcggcattgtatttatatcggagcatcgttaataatggcgtaagcgccatcgacaataaggtcccttctcatagataacgtcacatataggaACCTGATTTCTGCTTACGACATAAATCAACCAAAACTGTAACATTGTTTTGGCCTGTATTTTATGGGTATTTGGTTGACTAATGTCTTAACTTTCGAGAACAGAAATGACACAAGTCATTTACCATTTTAACCTTTTCTTTGTCCACAGCGGGCCCTCTACAACTAAAAGGCGCGGCGAAACAAAACATCGGCAAGAAGAACTCCAAACTAACCAAATTTGAGAACGACGAGGACACGGTGTCGACTCTAGGCCCAATCCCAGGGCCAGACAGTAAACTGTTCGCGGGGCTGCATTTCTTGCTGACTTGTACTGAGCCGCCGAAGAAACTCAAGTCTGACAAGGTAATTAATAGCAaacggtcctgggttcgaatcccggtaagggcatttatttgtgtgatgaacacaaatatttgttcctgagtcatgggtgttttctatgtatatatgtatttatctatataagtatgtatatcgtctcCTACCAGCCATATTATAttgctttgcttagtttggggcatagactaggaatcctctagacggagtttagagcaattatttcatgaaaccgatgctgccaaaaatacaggggtgcgggggacgaggtgagcgagtcccgtgccgtgattggtccgttcaaagacacggacgtcacacaaagacactttcgactcgaaaatggagtaaaactaccgtatattgtggcagagggggtagagctactatgctcggtctggaggatgtcttgtctgtggtttGGGGCTatgttgatctgtgtaagatgtccccagatatttatttatgtattttatttttatatcccAATGTAAGGTACAGCTATACCACTTACGGCCCCACTCGGACAATGCTTATTAGaagtcacagcggtacgataccgGTCTGTCAGTggcaaaagtgacatttctatcaaaaaacgtcacttttggcaCTGACACTGTCTGGTCACGGAAATCTGTCAAAACAGACAAATTTAAGGAAATCTGAACGCGTGACATGAGATGTTGCTGTTGTGTCGTCACAGTGTCGCCGATGAGTCGCTATCGTCGCCGATGTAACAAGAGTCATGGATCTCACTTGTAAACAACCGGTAGCCGCCTTTTTGTGTGGTGACCGTGTAGCTaatgaaaaaaaccggccaagtgcgagtcggactcgcgcacgaaggtttccgtaccattacgcaaaaaacggcaataaaaatcacgtttgttgtatgggagccccacttaaatatttattttatattgtttttagtatttgttgttatagcggcaacggaaatacatcatctgcgatTGAAATtacaactgcctagctatcacggttcatgagatacagcctggtaacagacagacagacagacggacagcagagtcttagtaatagggtcccgttttttaccctttgggtacggaaccctaaaagtgaCTCATCGACACAAGCCGGTCCTCGCAAACGGCACTAACTATTGAGTGAGGGTAAGACATTGAGATGCGACTTCACACTGTCACCCTCTCGTCACTCGCTTCTTCCGCGCCAACGCTGATCCGTTTGTACAACATTTAGCATctttacttactgctgtggcgcaacgacccgaagtggatcttggcctccgacaccaaagaccgccatgctactctgtccaaagccgtttctgtccagttgacggcgccgagttcgctaaggtctttctggacttcgtctctccagcggtaTTTCGCATCTTTAggcttataattattatgacgatttttttttattccaggGCCAAGACACGCGGCATTACTCGTCAGAAGAAGATGGCGAGACGACCGCGGGCACAGATTGCGAAGACTTGGAATTTTCCGACCGACCCTTTAACAAGGAACGGCTCAAAGAACAGTTAGAGGCTGGCGGCGGCATCGTCTACAGGTGAGGTCCAGAACCCTGTTTATATTTGGCGACTCagtggcgacataacggcgacccTGTGCTGTGATAATGATGTAACGACGACATAACAGCAACATCTGTTTTGTCGCCCGTTTAATATGGCAACACAGTAGCGACTAATTGGCGATAAAAGTATCTCTTTACGTAGTatctagagcagcggtcggcaaccttttagcagccaagggccacatagtagttaacaaaGTTGACGCAGgtcgcactttggtaatatttgtgactttagctgacattgtcgtttgtcaatttTACACACAAAATgcccagggaggctcgcgggccgcaagcgagaggttcgcgggccgcctgttgccgaccgctgatctacAGGTTTGACCCCGTGTACAGATAGGGTctttttttatcataatttataCAGTCTGACAGTATAAACCAAATCACTGTACAATTTAGAGTCAACTTATACGCTACGGTACACAACACTTACAAAAACAGTTTTATAAAATACCACTACCATCCATCGCCTCGCAATACTTCAGACAGATACTACATACGCTTGCCCATCGACTTGCAAACAAATCACTTTCAGGCGCCCATGACAGTAGCGCGTTGAGAAATTTTAGAGCGCCAATGAGAGGAGATTTTAGGTGTGCTACAGTACGCGTTGCTGGaaccagggctcggaaaccgttctCATTTgtcaaaccggtttcgttcattcgcccgggaacgaaaaggatttcgtttccgtttgcggttaccggttaaagaactgttctttTGATATAACGGTTTATGCCATATACGTTCTCATTTCGTTCTCGAggaacgaaattaaccggttaaattgaaaatatcaaagcgagatagaacgagtaagtattgatatctctttcacgtatgacaacgagtttaaccgagagtctccgaaagccaagagtaaccggtattatatcgttcccTGCGAACCATAAAGTTCCGTACCCTCTTCTTACCGGTTAGGAGAGAGAACGTAATTTGTTagttcgcgttccatcaattaaccggttttttaatgaacgaa from the Cydia splendana chromosome 17, ilCydSple1.2, whole genome shotgun sequence genome contains:
- the LOC134798880 gene encoding TP53-binding protein 1-like translates to MESDPQETGLSSGNGVKTNGNTSQPLFPESPVYEPEEDAVLGKDETSAILLDDSKEEPLEGKDDIPTLQSKRKLSDEAEDSSAKIQKLDNTEFTVNTQNLDEEVSEIISAAKKDILPSRVQTPVRSSPRLKRSNSADITKPKTPRTPKSRPASVDITKERKTPKKLKIDDKVERPSIDPSKEPSKVPETIAEESGSEMNDSQNFHLVLSPNTDDDALSKTITNNYSSDPVLVKDREEIISPGKINETRSEGYNYSDQSNLSQPKRLEFNKGKTTDQESTDSVESPPSPDHLPTVASKLISKLSNGNSSTPTELSSGKRTDDSDSTPDILKLTNNLKRGKNESFRVSNNTTPSTISPLQNGHGRTDTLSETQPQPIFDVVVNYNEDGEFLSLYVVKTDNDLGLDMCREYQRFSKRFTIDPYLGDVSVSTSPSSVTSTGMINLPINRTSFASTVSSTSSSSNRTSDGAFVVPQPPRKSVVNPISSVKGFDAVLKKVNDVFTHAKEAFEGYRSCSDDKISVGVQTTPSTDSLSNGNLSPEESCKTDKATPKSSLKKTRVRGRRNLSSKTKRNILPTQAEEPEYMHGMNSPEMVPTNGDTEKILKSPKSEKPLSSLVATPKSVSKLKQKRRPTSPRPATPVEKSLVKTEYPGYAPDTAVLAKWVDKRYYSGKVLEITEPNKYLIKFDDGQSKVLLDDFIIFGDTKTLPLLGQSVYAMVDEEQNYEPGLVLGVEENDSGTVTYRCTTDGDTVVMVTASELYLTEDQARSLKESSRPRSPTSPATPRRRHHRELDLDNIIQGPRSARSRDKGNSSAKKRVTSPKSPKASTSGVKTKSTPVSRKRLASESSEMSESSNSAPPVRLEEVAGVEPEVQRTPRKIDGVKAGPLQLKGAAKQNIGKKNSKLTKFENDEDTVSTLGPIPGPDSKLFAGLHFLLTCTEPPKKLKSDKGQDTRHYSSEEDGETTAGTDCEDLEFSDRPFNKERLKEQLEAGGGIVYSHFDDVPKAKYSVTKLIAPRPCLTAKYIQSLAADIRSVTHQWVILCCTNNTLLDTDAYALPAGWSITKQAFVNWVPSSGRRNTQFFKDKVILLCGDQDTFVKFWERVCTLVGATTRVVNEEDLNMSGALALVTEWDCPHEVQNKANQDNIPLVSTTWVVQCLIEAKVIAPTSHDKFSFMYTEPE